In one window of Rhinoderma darwinii isolate aRhiDar2 chromosome 7, aRhiDar2.hap1, whole genome shotgun sequence DNA:
- the LOC142657587 gene encoding E3 ubiquitin-protein ligase RNF170-like, which translates to MIRHTFYSPDRSRCCTMNKPEIIPQRNDSGIFPPTPYKETHKSRQTRFHNDLSCPVCLQTATSPVETNCGHLFCGPCLIEYWKHDPWLGAISCPLCRQKVHMLYDDCCDVQQHDKTSRAVVQDIRRYNNRFSGKPRPLADYLYDLPSLLHLALRRIFTMGGLVWIFCLRIVVCSFGAIMCLSSPFAAIPDPLCGILSTIDDLVVIFLLLICMINISQQFRSEGMTMVHTATQSILSES; encoded by the exons GTGTTGTACAATGAACAAACCAGAGATAATCCCGCAGAGAAACGACAGTGGAATATTCCCCCCAACACCCTACAAA GAGACGCATAAAAGCCGCCAGACTCGCTTCCACAATGACCTAAGCTGCCCGGTCTGTCTTCAGACAGCGACATCACCGGTGGAGACCAACTGCGGCCATTTATTCTGCG GTCCCTGTCTCATTGAGTACTGGAAGCATGACCCCTGGTTGGGAGCCATCAGCTGCCCCCTCTGCAGACAAAAG GTGCACATGCTCTACGATGATTGTTGTGACGTTCAGCAGCACGATAAGACAAGTAGAGCCGTCGTACAAGACATCAGACGGTACAACAATCGCTTCTCTGGGAAACCCCGACCT CTCGCTGACTATCTGTACGACCTGCCGTCACTTTTACACCTGGCTCTGAGGCGGATCTTCACGATGGGCGGACTTGTGTGGATCTTCTGTCTCAGGATAGTCGTGTGCTCATTTGGCGCCATCATGTGTTTGTCTTCGCCCTTCGCCGCCATCCCCGACCCCCTCTGCGGAATCCTCAGCACCATCGATGACCTCGTTGTGATCTTTCTTCTCCTAATCTGTATGATCAACATCTCACAACAGTTCCGGTCGGAAGGGATGACCATGGTCCACACGGCCACACAGAGCATCTTGTCTGAGTCTTGA